A single region of the Microlunatus panaciterrae genome encodes:
- a CDS encoding DUF3054 domain-containing protein, whose amino-acid sequence MKVAQAATIDVVCILLFAVVGRRSHAEASDLLGVLGTAWPFLAGCAIGFVVARAWRRPESLSTSVIVWISTVAAGMLLRLLSGDTAKLPFVIVATLVLGLLLVGWRAGYRAIQRARIRHTSRASAP is encoded by the coding sequence ATGAAGGTTGCCCAGGCCGCCACCATCGACGTCGTGTGCATCTTGCTCTTCGCGGTGGTCGGACGCCGCTCCCATGCTGAGGCCAGTGACCTGTTGGGGGTGCTCGGCACCGCGTGGCCGTTCCTGGCCGGCTGTGCCATCGGTTTCGTAGTGGCCCGCGCCTGGCGTCGCCCGGAGAGCCTCTCCACCTCGGTCATCGTCTGGATCAGCACTGTGGCTGCAGGCATGCTGCTGCGGCTGCTGAGTGGCGACACCGCCAAGCTGCCGTTCGTCATCGTCGCCACCCTGGTCCTCGGGCTGCTGCTGGTCGGCTGGCGCGCCGGCTATCGCGCCATCCAGCGCGCCCGGATCCGCCATACCTCCCGCGCCTCCGCGCCCTGA
- the arc gene encoding proteasome ATPase codes for MTPSPDPHAFDVREALLAQISTLKEEVDRLRDRLASHPHDLAMLERRLADARQEVRATQANNERLAATLREARDQIIALKSEVDRLAQPPASFGVFLAAGEDRTADIFTSGRKMRVSISPDVDLQSLTPGREVMVNEALNVVDVFEFDEVGEVVILKEVLEDRTRALVVGHGDEESVVRLGSPLRDVKLRSGDSLLIDRRVHFAYERVPKMDVEELVLEEVPDIDYGVIGGLGTQIEAIRDAVELPFLHRELFAEHELKAPKGILLYGPPGCGKTLIAKAVANSLAKKVTERTGEEGRSFFLNIKGPELLNKYVGETERHIRLVFQRAREKASDGMPVIVFFDEMDSLFRTRGSGVSSDVENTIVPQLLSEIDGVEGLDNVIIIGASNREDMIDPAILRPGRLDVKIKIERPDAEAAREIFSKYLTATLPLHHDDLAEFGNDPHRCVQAMIERTVARMYEESEENQFLEVTYAGGDKEVLYFKDFNSGAMIQNIVDRAKKMAIKDLLDNGARGLRIDHLLQACLDEFAENEDLPNTTNPDDWAKISGKKGERIVFIRTLISSSKGTQPGRSIDTVSNTGQYL; via the coding sequence ATGACCCCATCACCAGATCCCCACGCATTCGACGTGCGAGAGGCGCTCCTCGCCCAGATTTCCACGTTGAAGGAGGAGGTCGACCGCCTCCGCGACCGGCTCGCCTCCCACCCGCACGACCTGGCCATGCTGGAGCGTCGGCTCGCCGACGCTCGCCAGGAGGTCCGGGCCACCCAGGCCAACAATGAGCGGCTGGCGGCGACTCTCCGCGAGGCCAGAGACCAGATCATCGCACTCAAGTCCGAGGTGGACCGGCTGGCTCAGCCGCCGGCGAGCTTCGGCGTCTTCCTGGCCGCCGGTGAGGACCGGACCGCCGACATCTTCACCTCGGGCCGCAAGATGCGGGTCAGCATCAGCCCCGACGTCGACCTGCAGTCGCTCACCCCCGGTCGTGAGGTGATGGTGAACGAGGCGCTCAACGTGGTGGACGTGTTCGAGTTCGACGAGGTGGGCGAGGTCGTCATCCTCAAAGAGGTGCTGGAGGACCGCACGAGGGCCCTGGTCGTGGGCCACGGCGACGAGGAGAGCGTGGTCCGGCTGGGCTCCCCCCTCCGCGACGTGAAGCTGCGCTCCGGGGACTCGCTGCTGATCGACCGGCGGGTCCACTTCGCCTACGAGCGGGTGCCGAAGATGGATGTCGAGGAGCTGGTGCTCGAGGAGGTGCCCGACATCGACTACGGGGTGATCGGCGGCCTTGGCACCCAGATCGAGGCGATCCGTGACGCGGTCGAGCTGCCGTTCCTGCACCGCGAGCTGTTCGCCGAGCACGAGCTGAAGGCGCCGAAGGGCATCCTGCTGTACGGGCCTCCCGGCTGCGGCAAGACGTTGATCGCCAAGGCGGTCGCCAACTCGCTGGCCAAGAAGGTGACCGAGCGCACCGGCGAGGAAGGGCGCAGCTTCTTCCTCAACATCAAGGGCCCGGAGCTGCTCAACAAGTACGTCGGTGAGACCGAACGGCATATCCGGCTGGTCTTCCAGCGGGCCCGGGAGAAGGCCTCTGACGGGATGCCGGTGATCGTCTTCTTCGACGAGATGGACTCACTGTTCCGCACCCGTGGCTCCGGGGTGTCCTCAGACGTCGAGAACACGATCGTGCCGCAGCTGCTCAGTGAGATCGACGGCGTCGAGGGTCTGGACAACGTGATCATCATCGGCGCCTCGAACCGCGAGGACATGATCGACCCGGCCATCCTGCGACCCGGCCGACTGGACGTCAAGATCAAGATCGAACGCCCCGACGCGGAGGCGGCCAGGGAGATCTTCAGCAAGTATCTGACGGCGACTCTTCCCTTGCACCATGACGATCTGGCCGAGTTCGGCAATGACCCGCACCGGTGCGTGCAGGCGATGATCGAGCGCACGGTGGCCCGGATGTACGAGGAGTCGGAGGAGAACCAGTTCCTCGAGGTCACCTATGCAGGCGGCGACAAGGAGGTCCTGTACTTCAAGGACTTCAACTCCGGTGCGATGATCCAGAACATCGTGGACCGGGCCAAGAAGATGGCGATCAAGGACCTGCTGGACAACGGTGCTCGCGGGCTCCGGATTGACCATCTGCTGCAGGCCTGCCTGGATGAGTTCGCCGAGAACGAGGATCTGCCCAACACCACCAACCCGGACGACTGGGCCAAGATCTCCGGGAAGAAGGGTGAGCGGATCGTCTTCATCCGTACCCTGATCTCGTCCAGCAAGGGCACCCAGCCCGGCCGTTCCATCGACACGGTCAGCAACACCGGCCAGTACCTCTAG
- the dop gene encoding depupylase/deamidase Dop, producing MVDVARARRVMGIETEYGITALGQPVGEELHPMQLSNHVVKAYAALAASQPADWDYETETPLRDIRGFDVPRAQADPEQLTDNDLGMANVILTNGARLYVDHAHPEYSGPEVTSARDVVIFDKAGDAVMARAAERASQSLGRPVRLYKNNTDGKGASYGTHENYLLDRQTPFDRIVTQFSAFLVSRQVFTGAGRVGIGQSSKTAGYQLSQRADFFEAEVGLETTLNRPIINTRDEPHADAARHRRLHVITGDANLSEISTYLKVGTAALVLQVIEAGTLKSNVRLSGPVTAMRTVSHDTSCSALLELTDGRRLTAVDLQETYLENCRQLVEQRADTFTELALMEAKDLLARWQDCLDALRSDPMELADQLDWVAKLKLLESYRRRDGLGWESPKLAMIDLQYADVDPRRGLYSALVAKGRMQRLVSDAEIELARIAPPEDTRAYFRGRCMEKFGSAVVAASWDSVIFDVPGRQALQRIPLLDPLRGTREQVGEIIDASSTVLDLVSALGR from the coding sequence ATGGTTGACGTCGCACGGGCCAGACGAGTCATGGGTATCGAGACCGAGTACGGGATCACCGCGCTCGGCCAGCCGGTGGGCGAGGAGCTGCATCCGATGCAGCTGTCCAACCACGTGGTCAAGGCCTATGCGGCCCTGGCCGCCAGCCAGCCGGCCGACTGGGACTATGAGACCGAGACGCCGCTGCGCGACATCCGCGGCTTCGACGTGCCGAGGGCCCAGGCCGACCCTGAGCAGCTGACCGACAACGACCTCGGCATGGCCAACGTGATCTTGACCAACGGTGCCAGGCTCTACGTCGACCACGCCCACCCCGAGTACTCCGGGCCGGAGGTCACGTCGGCCCGCGATGTTGTCATCTTCGACAAGGCCGGGGACGCAGTGATGGCTCGGGCGGCCGAACGTGCCAGCCAGTCGCTCGGCCGGCCGGTGCGGCTCTACAAGAACAACACCGACGGCAAGGGCGCCTCCTACGGCACCCACGAGAACTACCTCCTGGACCGGCAGACACCCTTCGACCGGATCGTCACCCAGTTCAGCGCGTTCCTGGTCTCACGGCAGGTGTTCACCGGTGCCGGCAGGGTGGGGATCGGCCAGTCCAGCAAGACCGCCGGCTACCAACTGAGCCAGCGGGCCGACTTCTTCGAGGCGGAGGTAGGGCTGGAGACGACGCTGAACCGCCCGATCATCAACACCCGAGACGAGCCGCACGCGGACGCGGCCCGGCACCGCAGGCTGCATGTGATCACCGGCGACGCCAACCTGTCGGAGATCTCCACCTACCTGAAGGTGGGCACAGCCGCCCTGGTGCTGCAGGTGATTGAGGCCGGCACGCTGAAGTCGAATGTGCGTCTCTCCGGGCCGGTGACGGCGATGCGCACGGTCAGCCACGACACCTCCTGCTCGGCTCTGCTCGAGCTCACCGATGGGCGTCGCCTGACCGCAGTGGACCTTCAGGAGACCTATCTGGAGAACTGTCGCCAACTGGTCGAGCAGCGGGCCGACACGTTCACCGAGTTGGCGCTGATGGAGGCCAAGGACCTGCTGGCACGCTGGCAGGACTGCCTGGACGCGCTGCGGAGCGACCCGATGGAGCTGGCCGACCAGCTCGACTGGGTGGCCAAGCTGAAGCTGCTGGAGTCCTACCGACGCCGCGACGGGCTCGGTTGGGAGTCCCCGAAGCTGGCGATGATCGATCTGCAGTACGCCGACGTCGACCCGCGCCGCGGTCTCTACTCCGCGCTGGTCGCGAAGGGCCGGATGCAGCGGCTTGTCAGTGACGCCGAGATCGAGCTCGCCCGGATCGCTCCACCGGAGGACACGCGGGCCTATTTCCGGGGCCGATGCATGGAGAAGTTCGGTTCGGCCGTCGTGGCGGCCTCCTGGGACTCGGTGATCTTCGACGTGCCGGGGCGGCAGGCGCTGCAACGGATCCCGCTGCTGGACCCGCTGCGCGGCACCCGCGAGCAGGTGGGCGAGATCATCGATGCGAGCAGCACCGTCCTCGACCTGGTGTCGGCACTCGGGCGGTAG
- a CDS encoding ubiquitin-like protein Pup produces MPESEHSQRRTRRHEEAEETTEPGPGAAESAHKAELDTEVDSLLDEIDDVLEVNAEEFVRSFVQKGGQ; encoded by the coding sequence ATGCCTGAGTCAGAGCACAGCCAACGCAGGACCCGTCGTCACGAAGAGGCAGAGGAGACAACGGAGCCCGGGCCGGGCGCCGCCGAGAGCGCCCACAAGGCCGAGCTCGACACCGAGGTCGACTCGCTCCTCGACGAGATCGACGACGTCCTGGAGGTCAACGCCGAAGAGTTCGTACGCTCGTTCGTGCAGAAGGGTGGACAGTGA